In one window of Bradyrhizobium sp. AZCC 1721 DNA:
- a CDS encoding sugar phosphate isomerase/epimerase family protein gives MKMIKGPAIFLAQFTADAAPFNSFESICGWAASLGYEGIQIPSWDGRLFDLNKASESQDYADEVKGIAAGHGLSITELSTHLQGQLVAVHPAYDAVFDGFAVPEVRGNPKARTEWAVAQVKRAIRASGRLGLTAHATFSGALAWPYVYPWPQRPAGLVEAAFDELARRWRPILDYAEEHCIDVAYEIHPGEDLHDGVSYEMFLERVNGHTRANLLYDPSHFLLQQLNYLDFIDIYHQRIKAFHVKDAEFNPTGRQGVYGGFQSWVDRAGRFRSLGDGQVDFGAIFSKLTQYDYGGWAVMEWECALKHPEQGAREGAEFIKRHIIRVTEKAFDDFAGSGADDQMNRKMLGIS, from the coding sequence ATGAAGATGATCAAGGGACCGGCGATATTCCTCGCTCAGTTCACTGCCGACGCGGCGCCGTTCAACTCCTTCGAATCTATCTGCGGATGGGCCGCCTCGCTCGGCTACGAGGGAATTCAGATCCCGAGCTGGGATGGACGACTCTTCGACCTCAACAAGGCCTCAGAGTCCCAGGACTATGCCGATGAGGTGAAGGGGATCGCAGCCGGTCACGGCCTTTCCATCACCGAACTCTCGACGCATCTGCAGGGCCAGCTCGTCGCCGTTCATCCGGCCTATGACGCAGTATTCGACGGCTTCGCCGTGCCGGAGGTGCGCGGCAATCCCAAGGCGCGCACCGAGTGGGCCGTTGCCCAGGTCAAGCGCGCAATCCGCGCCTCAGGGCGCCTCGGGCTCACGGCGCACGCGACCTTCTCCGGCGCATTGGCCTGGCCCTATGTCTATCCCTGGCCGCAGCGTCCGGCCGGCCTCGTCGAGGCCGCCTTTGACGAGCTCGCCAGGCGCTGGCGGCCGATCCTTGATTATGCGGAGGAGCACTGCATTGATGTCGCTTATGAGATCCATCCAGGCGAGGACCTGCACGACGGCGTCTCCTATGAGATGTTTCTCGAGCGGGTGAATGGCCACACGCGCGCGAACCTGCTCTACGACCCGTCGCACTTCCTGCTACAGCAGCTCAACTATCTCGACTTCATCGATATCTATCACCAACGCATCAAGGCCTTCCACGTCAAGGACGCGGAGTTCAACCCGACGGGCCGCCAGGGTGTCTATGGCGGGTTCCAGAGTTGGGTCGATCGAGCTGGCCGCTTCCGCTCACTGGGCGATGGCCAAGTAGATTTCGGCGCGATCTTCTCGAAGCTCACGCAGTACGATTACGGCGGCTGGGCGGTGATGGAATGGGAATGCGCGCTGAAGCATCCTGAGCAAGGCGCGCGCGAGGGCGCCGAATTTATCAAAAGACATATCATTCGGGTCACGGAGAAGGCCTTCGACGATTTCGCAGGCTCCGGCGCCGACGACCAGATGAACCGCAAGATGCTCGGCATCTCCTGA
- the dinB gene encoding DNA polymerase IV produces the protein MATTSTILHADLDAFYASVEQLLDPSLRGKPIAVGGGVVLAASYEAKAFGIRGGMPGRQARELCPQLIFVGGHFKDYQRLGDAAIKVIGDFTPLVERISIDEAFADVAGCTHLFGTPADIATAIRRRVRTELGLPISVGVARTKHLAKIASQVAKPDGLVIVDPDAELEFLHELTVDLMWGVGPVTKARLAKIGVLTIGQLANTPGSSLEHLLGPAAGQKLAALAWNRDPRQLKPHRRARSAGAQSAIGRRPAEMRIIRSTLLHLADRIATRLRAKSLPGRTVTVRVRFADLSSVTRSVTLDAPISATMILAELAEELVRAILANHPDEKTISLVAISVSHLEAHWDLELELPFGLRNEARRPGTKMGMARWAADCAVDKIRDRFGRDAIGYGSAALGISRSVPDEFRKLAEKDL, from the coding sequence GTGGCAACTACATCCACCATCCTTCATGCAGACCTGGATGCTTTTTATGCCTCGGTTGAGCAGCTCCTCGACCCTTCGTTACGCGGTAAACCAATAGCCGTCGGTGGCGGGGTTGTGCTTGCCGCTTCTTACGAAGCCAAGGCGTTCGGGATCCGCGGCGGCATGCCAGGACGGCAGGCGCGCGAGCTGTGTCCGCAACTCATTTTTGTCGGCGGGCATTTCAAGGACTACCAACGGCTGGGTGATGCCGCCATCAAGGTGATCGGCGATTTCACACCCCTCGTTGAGCGGATTTCCATCGACGAGGCCTTTGCCGACGTCGCAGGCTGCACCCATCTCTTTGGTACGCCTGCCGACATAGCTACGGCAATCCGTCGGCGCGTGCGCACCGAGCTGGGGCTTCCGATCTCAGTGGGCGTCGCGCGGACCAAGCATCTGGCGAAAATTGCCTCGCAAGTAGCCAAGCCCGACGGGCTCGTGATTGTCGATCCCGACGCTGAACTGGAATTCCTTCACGAACTGACCGTCGACCTGATGTGGGGCGTGGGTCCGGTCACGAAGGCGCGGCTTGCCAAGATCGGCGTGCTGACGATCGGGCAGCTGGCAAACACGCCGGGATCGTCGCTCGAGCACCTGCTCGGTCCCGCGGCAGGGCAGAAACTCGCAGCGCTGGCGTGGAATCGCGATCCGCGGCAACTCAAGCCTCACCGCCGGGCCCGATCGGCAGGAGCGCAATCGGCTATTGGCAGGAGGCCGGCCGAAATGCGAATTATTCGATCTACCCTGCTTCACCTTGCGGACCGCATTGCAACGCGGCTCCGGGCGAAGTCCCTGCCTGGTCGAACTGTGACGGTCCGCGTTCGCTTCGCCGACCTGAGCTCGGTCACGCGCTCGGTAACGCTCGATGCACCAATTTCCGCGACCATGATCCTCGCGGAGCTTGCAGAGGAACTGGTGCGCGCAATCCTTGCAAATCATCCGGACGAGAAGACCATCTCTCTGGTGGCGATCTCCGTTTCGCATCTTGAGGCGCACTGGGATCTGGAGCTGGAACTCCCGTTTGGACTTCGAAATGAAGCGCGCCGCCCCGGCACCAAAATGGGCATGGCACGTTGGGCGGCTGACTGCGCCGTTGACAAGATCCGCGATCGCTTCGGACGGGATGCTATCGGATACGGTTCGGCGGCGCTGGGTATTTCTCGTTCCGTGCCCGACGAGTTTCGCAAGCTCGCCGAGAAGGACCTGTAA
- a CDS encoding amidohydrolase family protein: MVIDGHQHFWDPARADYPWMEAPELARIHRAFGPSDLAPLLLANGVDVSILVQCRSSIEETEEFLRVAAATPFVVGVVGWADLTDGAVDETLERLRGSLGGDRLVGIRHQVHDESDPDWLLREDVQRGLTAVFARDLAYDLLVRTREMPAAIATAQAFPQGRFVLDHAAKPPIAEGFSREWADLLAALAACGNVWCKISGLATEARWDDWDAERLLQFVAHAAKCFGEDRLIFGSDWPVCLLAGSYGATKGALEECLMKLGPHVRDKAFGANAQRAYLIPSALVGEGGA; this comes from the coding sequence ATGGTGATCGACGGTCATCAGCATTTCTGGGATCCCGCGCGCGCCGATTATCCCTGGATGGAGGCGCCCGAACTCGCGCGGATCCACCGCGCCTTCGGCCCAAGCGATCTCGCGCCGCTGCTTCTCGCCAACGGGGTCGATGTAAGCATTTTGGTGCAATGCCGCTCCTCGATCGAGGAGACCGAGGAATTCTTGCGCGTCGCCGCTGCGACGCCCTTCGTCGTCGGTGTGGTCGGCTGGGCCGACCTGACGGACGGGGCGGTCGACGAGACGCTCGAGCGGCTCCGTGGTTCGCTCGGAGGCGACAGGCTGGTCGGCATTCGTCACCAGGTGCACGACGAGTCCGATCCCGATTGGCTGCTGCGCGAGGACGTGCAGCGCGGTCTGACCGCCGTGTTCGCGCGCGATCTCGCCTATGATCTCCTGGTGCGCACGCGTGAAATGCCGGCCGCGATCGCAACTGCGCAGGCGTTTCCGCAAGGGCGCTTTGTCCTCGATCACGCCGCCAAGCCGCCGATCGCGGAGGGATTCAGCCGTGAATGGGCCGATCTTCTCGCCGCACTCGCCGCTTGCGGCAATGTCTGGTGCAAGATCTCGGGTCTCGCCACCGAGGCAAGGTGGGACGACTGGGATGCGGAACGTCTGCTTCAGTTTGTCGCGCACGCCGCCAAATGCTTTGGCGAGGATCGCCTGATCTTCGGCTCCGACTGGCCGGTGTGTTTGCTCGCGGGAAGCTATGGCGCGACCAAGGGCGCGCTCGAGGAGTGCCTGATGAAGCTTGGTCCGCACGTGCGCGACAAGGCGTTTGGGGCGAACGCTCAGCGGGCATATCTTATTCCTTCTGCCCTTGTGGGAGAAGGTGGCGCGTAG
- a CDS encoding aldo/keto reductase encodes MKRTRLADRIDVTAIGLGTAPLGGLFAPVSDADAEATIERAWLLGVRFFDTAPLYGFGLAERRLGGFLRRQERDSFAISTKVGRLLRPASAAAEDDHYKGTSAERPQFDFSYDGVMRSVEESLARLGLDRVDVLLVHDPDDHYEDAVAGAFRALRRLRDDGTVKAIGAGMNQSEMLARFAEAAPVDCFLLAGRYTLLDQGALMTLFPICRAKSIGVILGGIYNSGILANPRAGAKFNYEDADAALVARALALEALCRKHGTELKAAAVQFCMAHPAVTVALQGARSAAEVSDNIAMSERLVPSSFWQELRERKLVDASAPLPGGA; translated from the coding sequence ATGAAGCGTACACGGCTTGCGGATAGGATCGACGTCACGGCGATTGGTCTCGGAACCGCTCCTCTCGGTGGATTGTTTGCGCCGGTTAGCGATGCGGATGCAGAGGCGACGATCGAACGCGCCTGGTTGCTCGGCGTCCGCTTCTTCGATACCGCGCCGCTTTACGGCTTTGGATTGGCCGAACGTCGCTTGGGTGGTTTTCTGCGCCGGCAGGAGCGGGACTCCTTTGCAATCTCCACCAAGGTGGGCCGCTTGTTGCGCCCAGCCAGTGCTGCTGCGGAAGACGATCACTACAAGGGCACGTCCGCCGAGCGGCCGCAATTCGACTTCAGCTACGACGGCGTGATGCGATCGGTTGAGGAAAGCCTCGCCCGTCTCGGGCTCGACCGCGTCGATGTACTGCTCGTCCATGATCCAGATGACCACTATGAGGATGCAGTTGCCGGTGCCTTCCGCGCGCTCCGGCGCTTGCGCGACGATGGTACGGTCAAGGCGATCGGCGCCGGTATGAATCAATCCGAGATGCTCGCCCGCTTCGCCGAAGCGGCGCCGGTCGATTGCTTCCTGCTGGCGGGCCGCTACACGCTGCTCGACCAGGGCGCGCTGATGACGTTGTTTCCGATCTGCCGTGCGAAGAGCATCGGCGTCATTCTCGGGGGCATCTACAACAGCGGCATCCTCGCCAACCCGCGCGCCGGCGCGAAGTTCAATTACGAAGACGCCGATGCGGCGCTCGTCGCCCGCGCGCTGGCGCTGGAGGCGCTGTGCCGCAAGCATGGCACCGAGCTCAAGGCCGCCGCAGTGCAGTTCTGTATGGCCCATCCGGCGGTAACGGTCGCGCTACAAGGTGCGCGTAGCGCTGCGGAGGTTTCGGACAACATCGCGATGTCCGAGCGGCTGGTGCCGTCCTCCTTCTGGCAGGAGCTGCGCGAGCGCAAGTTAGTCGATGCGTCCGCACCGCTGCCGGGTGGAGCTTGA
- a CDS encoding sugar-binding protein encodes MRKILLAGMAIAMMATPAFAQTYKFVIVPKAMNNPFFDVARDGCLKRAKELGNVECIYKGPVEHEPATQAQIIQDFITQKVDGLAISVADVAAMTKSIEAATAAGIPVITFDADAPGSKRIAYIGTNNKDFGLALGKQLLQLKPEGGKYAVVSGGPGAKNLAERVDGVREALKGSKWVEVAGSPTFCNDDPALAVQQMADLRTATPDLGAIVPVGGWPMFAPEGYKAFVNKNKKDIDAGKLTLVVADTLKMQLELLRDGYSNALTGQRPFEMGEKAMDTLLAIKKGQKVPEVIYTGLDLVTKDNVAQLLK; translated from the coding sequence ATGAGGAAAATACTTCTCGCCGGAATGGCCATCGCGATGATGGCGACCCCGGCATTCGCCCAGACCTACAAGTTCGTGATCGTGCCCAAGGCGATGAACAATCCGTTCTTCGACGTCGCGCGCGACGGTTGCCTGAAGCGCGCCAAAGAGCTCGGTAACGTCGAATGCATTTACAAGGGGCCGGTCGAGCATGAGCCGGCGACGCAGGCGCAGATCATCCAGGATTTCATTACGCAAAAGGTGGATGGTCTTGCGATCTCGGTCGCGGATGTCGCAGCGATGACCAAGTCGATCGAGGCTGCGACCGCGGCCGGTATTCCTGTCATCACCTTCGATGCGGATGCGCCAGGCTCCAAGCGCATTGCCTATATCGGCACCAACAACAAGGACTTCGGCCTCGCGCTCGGCAAGCAATTGCTGCAGCTCAAGCCCGAGGGCGGCAAGTATGCCGTCGTCTCCGGTGGTCCGGGCGCCAAGAACCTCGCCGAGCGCGTCGATGGCGTGCGCGAGGCGCTCAAGGGCTCGAAGTGGGTCGAGGTCGCAGGCTCGCCGACCTTCTGCAATGACGATCCTGCGCTCGCGGTCCAGCAGATGGCGGATCTGCGCACTGCCACGCCGGATCTCGGCGCGATCGTGCCGGTTGGCGGCTGGCCGATGTTTGCGCCGGAAGGCTACAAGGCCTTCGTCAACAAGAACAAGAAGGACATCGATGCCGGCAAGCTGACGCTCGTCGTCGCCGATACGCTCAAGATGCAGCTTGAACTCTTGCGTGACGGCTACTCCAACGCGCTTACGGGACAGCGCCCGTTCGAGATGGGCGAGAAGGCGATGGACACTCTGCTGGCAATCAAGAAGGGCCAGAAGGTTCCCGAGGTCATTTATACCGGCCTCGACCTCGTGACCAAGGACAATGTCGCTCAACTGTTGAAGTAG
- a CDS encoding ABC transporter permease — MAMPLESPISFANVGRIRWWQRGIFASQTGYVLLALLVLLVVMHFASPYFFTEGNMQNVAKNFSFIAIATLGITFVIITGGIDLSVGSMMCFSAMITSMVMSGLSTPGMPGASLFVHLAADGKTVVANVPGLILLVSILAGLVTALIVGLVNGFCIAVLGLSPFVTTLGMLSIVRGLGYVVSNGRGSFPGGPDADYFYALTSGDLFGVPAPFIYLVILAAVMAIVLHHTSFGRHVFALGGNEKAAELTGIPVVRVKIEVYVICALAAGLQGIIVSGWLGSAPANMATSYELNVIAAAVIGGANLAGGVGGPLGAIVGCVLLEVIRNGLVLAQVSSYWQQTLVGVIIILAVLVDRIRSRIT; from the coding sequence ATGGCCATGCCCCTGGAATCCCCGATCTCGTTTGCCAATGTCGGTCGTATCAGATGGTGGCAGCGTGGCATCTTCGCTTCGCAAACCGGTTACGTTCTGCTCGCGCTGCTGGTGCTGCTCGTCGTGATGCATTTTGCCAGTCCATATTTCTTTACCGAAGGCAACATGCAGAACGTGGCGAAGAACTTTTCCTTCATCGCCATTGCCACCCTCGGCATCACCTTCGTGATCATCACCGGCGGCATCGATCTCTCGGTGGGATCGATGATGTGCTTCTCCGCCATGATCACGTCCATGGTGATGTCGGGCCTGTCGACGCCGGGCATGCCCGGCGCGTCCCTGTTCGTGCATCTGGCTGCGGACGGCAAGACCGTGGTCGCCAATGTACCGGGGCTGATCCTGCTTGTCTCGATCCTGGCGGGACTTGTCACCGCGCTGATCGTCGGCCTCGTCAACGGCTTCTGCATCGCCGTGCTCGGGCTGTCGCCCTTTGTCACTACGCTCGGCATGCTCTCGATCGTCCGCGGTCTCGGCTATGTCGTCTCCAACGGGCGCGGCAGCTTTCCGGGCGGACCGGATGCCGACTATTTCTACGCGCTGACATCGGGCGATCTGTTCGGCGTACCGGCGCCATTCATCTATCTCGTGATCCTCGCGGCGGTAATGGCGATCGTGCTGCACCACACGAGCTTCGGCCGTCATGTCTTCGCGCTCGGCGGCAACGAGAAGGCGGCGGAATTGACTGGCATCCCGGTCGTACGGGTCAAGATCGAAGTCTACGTGATTTGTGCGCTGGCCGCAGGGCTGCAGGGCATCATCGTCTCGGGCTGGCTGGGGTCTGCGCCCGCGAACATGGCGACATCCTACGAACTCAACGTGATCGCAGCGGCGGTTATCGGCGGTGCCAATCTCGCAGGTGGCGTCGGCGGCCCGCTCGGGGCCATCGTCGGCTGCGTGCTGCTTGAGGTGATCCGCAATGGCCTCGTGCTCGCGCAGGTCAGCTCCTACTGGCAGCAGACGCTCGTGGGCGTGATCATCATTCTGGCCGTGCTGGTCGACCGCATCCGCTCACGCATCACTTGA
- a CDS encoding ATP-binding cassette domain-containing protein produces METAGAAGQPVLELTGIGKEFGAIRALHDVDMQVFPGEVVGLMGDNGAGKSTLVKIIAGNFRPTHGEVRFGGNAVHFYRPIDARAVGIEVVYQDLALADNLTAAANVFLGRELKRKFGPFAFLDHNAMAARALELFGELRSETRPHDLVKQMSGGQRQAVAIARTRLSNAKLVMMDEPTAAISVRQVEQVLGLIHRLKEQGVAVMLISHRMPDVFAVCDRVVVMRRGEKRADKPIGDTSPEEVTALITGAKEAA; encoded by the coding sequence ATGGAAACCGCAGGTGCGGCCGGGCAACCGGTTCTGGAATTGACAGGGATCGGCAAGGAGTTCGGCGCGATCCGCGCGCTGCACGACGTCGACATGCAGGTCTTCCCCGGCGAGGTGGTCGGCCTGATGGGCGACAACGGCGCGGGCAAGTCGACGCTCGTCAAAATCATCGCCGGAAACTTCCGCCCCACCCATGGCGAGGTCCGCTTCGGCGGCAACGCGGTGCATTTCTACCGTCCCATCGATGCCCGCGCGGTCGGGATCGAGGTCGTCTATCAGGACCTGGCGCTTGCCGACAATCTCACGGCGGCGGCCAACGTCTTCCTCGGGCGCGAGCTCAAGCGCAAATTCGGCCCGTTCGCTTTCCTCGATCACAATGCGATGGCGGCGCGCGCGCTGGAGCTGTTCGGCGAGCTGCGCTCCGAGACAAGACCGCATGATCTCGTCAAGCAGATGTCGGGCGGCCAGCGCCAGGCAGTTGCGATCGCACGAACCCGCCTGTCGAACGCCAAGCTCGTGATGATGGACGAGCCGACCGCGGCGATCTCGGTCCGCCAAGTCGAGCAGGTCCTGGGCCTGATCCATCGGCTGAAAGAGCAGGGCGTCGCCGTCATGCTGATTTCCCACCGCATGCCCGATGTCTTCGCGGTCTGCGACCGCGTCGTCGTCATGCGCCGCGGCGAGAAGCGGGCGGACAAGCCGATCGGCGACACCAGTCCTGAGGAAGTCACCGCCCTGATCACGGGCGCAAAGGAGGCAGCGTGA
- the xylA gene encoding xylose isomerase — translation MNVSPKFFGASAPVAYGGKDAKSPLAFRWYNKNRIVHGQRLEDHLRFAVCYWHSFCWPGGDPFGGETFMRPWHHGADAMAMARAKADVAFELFRLLDVPFFTFHDVDAAPEGASLAESVANLNAIADLFEQKMASSKVRLLWGTANLFTHRRYMAGAATNPDPDIFTYAAGQVRAALEVTHRLGGQNYVLWGGREGYETLLNTDIQRELDQLGRFVSLVVEHKHKIGFNGPILIEPKPKEPTKHQYDFDVATCYGFLQRYDLLNDVKLNIEQNHAILAGHSFQHEIALAQALGVFGSLDINRGDDLLGWDTDQFAMNVPELALAFHDILKAGGFTTGGLNFDAKIRRQSIDPDDLIHAHVGSMDACARAFVAAADMLDAEALTMPIAERYAGWADAEGRAILAGQRSLADLADRALAPGFDPQPRSGRQEYLESLVNRYV, via the coding sequence GTGAACGTGTCACCCAAATTCTTCGGGGCGAGTGCGCCGGTCGCCTACGGCGGCAAGGACGCCAAAAGCCCGCTCGCGTTCCGCTGGTACAATAAGAATCGCATCGTTCACGGGCAGCGGCTCGAGGACCACCTGCGTTTCGCGGTCTGCTACTGGCACTCGTTCTGCTGGCCCGGCGGCGATCCTTTCGGGGGCGAGACGTTCATGAGGCCCTGGCATCATGGCGCGGATGCGATGGCAATGGCGCGTGCCAAGGCCGACGTCGCGTTCGAGCTGTTCCGCCTGCTCGATGTGCCCTTCTTCACCTTCCACGATGTCGACGCCGCGCCGGAAGGCGCCTCGCTGGCAGAGTCCGTTGCCAACCTCAACGCCATCGCCGATCTCTTCGAACAGAAGATGGCGTCTTCCAAGGTGCGTCTACTCTGGGGTACGGCCAATCTGTTCACGCATCGCCGCTACATGGCCGGCGCCGCGACCAATCCGGATCCGGACATCTTCACCTATGCCGCCGGCCAGGTCCGCGCCGCGCTTGAGGTAACGCATCGGCTCGGCGGTCAGAACTATGTGCTCTGGGGTGGACGGGAAGGCTATGAGACGCTGCTCAACACCGACATTCAGCGCGAACTCGATCAGCTCGGCCGCTTCGTCTCGCTGGTCGTCGAGCACAAGCACAAGATCGGTTTCAACGGACCGATCCTGATCGAGCCGAAGCCGAAGGAGCCGACCAAGCATCAGTATGATTTCGACGTCGCCACCTGCTACGGGTTCCTCCAGCGCTATGACCTTCTGAACGACGTCAAGCTCAACATCGAACAGAACCACGCCATCCTTGCCGGCCATTCGTTCCAGCACGAGATCGCGCTGGCCCAGGCGCTCGGCGTGTTCGGCTCGCTCGACATCAACCGCGGCGACGATCTGCTCGGCTGGGATACCGACCAGTTCGCGATGAACGTGCCAGAGCTGGCGCTGGCGTTCCACGACATCCTGAAGGCCGGTGGCTTCACGACGGGCGGTCTCAATTTCGACGCCAAGATCAGGCGGCAATCGATCGATCCGGACGATCTGATCCACGCCCATGTCGGCTCGATGGACGCCTGCGCGCGGGCGTTCGTTGCCGCCGCCGACATGCTCGATGCCGAGGCGCTGACGATGCCGATTGCGGAACGTTACGCCGGATGGGCTGATGCCGAGGGACGCGCGATCCTCGCTGGCCAGCGTTCGCTTGCCGATCTTGCTGATCGCGCGCTGGCACCCGGTTTCGATCCGCAGCCGCGCTCGGGTCGTCAGGAATATCTGGAATCACTGGTCAACCGGTACGTCTGA
- the xylB gene encoding xylulokinase: MYLGMDIGTSGVKAVLVNETGAIVATAARELALLHPAPLWSEQDPDAWVDAAIGAIDDLASVHPSDVAQVRGIGLSGQMHGATLLGEDGRPLRPAILWNDGRSYAECKELEARCPSLHAIAGNLAMPGFTAPKLLWVARHEPEIFERVARVLLPKAYVRYRLTGEMVEDMSDAAGTLWLDVGQRRWSAVLLHATGLDLHHMPRLVEGSEIGAALNPEFSKRWGMAKDVMVAGGAGDCAASAIGLGAITPGDAFLSLGTSGVVFRVTDSFAPAPASAVHAFCHALPGLWHQMGVMLAAAASLAWLSGVMATPAAALLAPLGETVRGPSPVKFLPYLDGERTPHNDAAASGAFVGLRGATGRDQIVQAVLEGVAFAARDNLSALGDASSAITEVDLVGGGSRSALWAQICADVLGIPVHRVEEGEVGAALGAARLGRLAATNETPAQVCTRPRRLASFTPRPSAEAAYDEAHHQWRKLYPALKEFSL; encoded by the coding sequence GTGTATCTCGGGATGGACATCGGCACGTCCGGTGTGAAGGCGGTGCTCGTGAACGAGACTGGCGCAATCGTCGCGACAGCCGCGCGCGAGCTTGCGCTCTTGCATCCCGCACCGTTGTGGTCCGAGCAGGATCCGGACGCCTGGGTTGATGCAGCGATCGGCGCCATCGACGATCTCGCGTCCGTTCATCCGAGCGACGTCGCGCAGGTGCGTGGCATCGGTCTCTCCGGCCAGATGCACGGCGCTACCCTGCTCGGCGAGGACGGCCGTCCGCTGCGTCCGGCCATCTTGTGGAATGATGGCCGCTCCTATGCCGAGTGCAAGGAGCTGGAGGCGCGCTGTCCCTCGCTCCACGCTATCGCCGGCAATCTCGCGATGCCAGGCTTCACCGCGCCAAAGCTGCTCTGGGTAGCGCGCCATGAGCCCGAGATTTTCGAGCGCGTGGCAAGAGTGCTGCTGCCAAAAGCCTATGTGCGCTACCGCCTGACCGGCGAGATGGTCGAGGACATGTCGGACGCCGCCGGCACGCTCTGGCTCGATGTCGGTCAGCGCCGTTGGTCTGCGGTGCTGCTGCATGCCACGGGGCTCGATCTTCACCACATGCCGCGCCTGGTCGAAGGCAGCGAGATCGGCGCGGCACTCAACCCCGAATTTTCGAAGCGCTGGGGCATGGCGAAAGATGTCATGGTTGCCGGCGGTGCGGGAGACTGTGCCGCGAGCGCGATCGGGCTCGGCGCCATCACGCCCGGCGATGCGTTCCTGTCGCTGGGAACTTCGGGCGTGGTGTTTCGCGTCACCGACAGTTTTGCGCCGGCGCCCGCGTCGGCTGTGCACGCCTTCTGTCATGCGCTTCCGGGTCTCTGGCACCAGATGGGCGTGATGCTGGCGGCGGCCGCCTCGCTCGCCTGGCTTTCGGGCGTCATGGCGACGCCTGCCGCCGCGCTGCTGGCGCCGCTTGGCGAGACCGTCCGCGGACCGAGCCCCGTCAAGTTCCTTCCCTATCTCGATGGCGAGCGCACGCCACACAACGACGCTGCCGCCAGCGGCGCGTTCGTGGGTCTTCGCGGCGCGACGGGACGCGATCAGATCGTCCAGGCTGTGCTCGAAGGCGTGGCCTTCGCCGCGCGCGACAATCTCTCGGCGCTCGGCGATGCCAGTTCGGCGATCACGGAGGTCGACCTTGTGGGCGGCGGCTCGCGCTCGGCGCTGTGGGCTCAGATCTGCGCCGATGTGCTCGGCATTCCCGTCCACCGCGTCGAGGAGGGCGAGGTCGGTGCAGCGCTTGGCGCGGCACGGCTCGGCCGGCTTGCCGCAACCAACGAAACCCCTGCACAAGTCTGCACGCGTCCGCGGCGGCTTGCGAGCTTCACGCCGCGTCCGTCTGCCGAAGCCGCCTACGATGAAGCCCATCACCAGTGGCGAAAACTATATCCCGCGCTGAAGGAGTTCTCCCTGTGA
- a CDS encoding LacI family DNA-binding transcriptional regulator, which translates to MKEPDADNPLTLRDIARQAGVSLATVDRVLHNRPGVRPDTIRRVKETIARNSFQPHVAGAELARGRARRFAFVMPSGPNLFMQQIQSYLGEMSGWLSARRLAVEMVATDVFDASVLANSLEALVGEYDGVAVVALDHPSVRAAINDLVDGGAKVVTLVSDVPSSRRHYYVGIDNIAAGRTAGALVGRLVGLRSGKVAIVAGSQGLRDHAERIFGFNQVMASEFAGLNVLPVLEGRDEDERSEQLMSRLLGKHPDIVGLYNVGAGTQGVAKALIDSDREKQVVFVGHDVTVLTRKLLLQGVMDAAISQNPGHEARAAVRVLLALARGEPILSEQEKIRIDIVMRDNLP; encoded by the coding sequence ATGAAGGAGCCGGACGCCGACAACCCTCTCACGCTCAGGGACATCGCCCGCCAGGCTGGCGTCAGCCTCGCGACGGTCGATCGCGTCCTGCACAACCGCCCCGGCGTGCGGCCGGATACGATCCGCCGTGTCAAGGAGACGATCGCGCGCAACTCCTTCCAGCCGCATGTGGCCGGCGCCGAGCTCGCCCGTGGCCGCGCCCGGCGCTTCGCCTTCGTGATGCCGTCGGGGCCGAACCTGTTCATGCAGCAGATCCAGTCCTATCTCGGCGAGATGTCGGGCTGGCTGTCGGCCCGCCGGCTCGCGGTCGAGATGGTCGCGACCGACGTGTTCGATGCCTCCGTTCTCGCGAACTCGCTGGAGGCTCTTGTCGGCGAGTATGACGGCGTCGCGGTTGTCGCGCTCGATCATCCGAGCGTGCGGGCCGCCATCAATGATCTCGTCGATGGTGGCGCCAAGGTGGTGACGCTGGTTTCTGACGTGCCGTCGTCGCGCCGTCATTATTATGTTGGCATCGACAATATCGCCGCCGGGCGCACCGCCGGCGCGCTGGTCGGCCGCCTCGTTGGTCTGCGATCCGGCAAAGTCGCGATCGTCGCCGGCTCGCAAGGCCTGCGCGACCATGCCGAGCGCATCTTCGGCTTCAATCAGGTGATGGCGTCGGAGTTTGCTGGGCTTAACGTGCTGCCCGTGCTCGAAGGGCGCGACGAGGACGAGCGCTCGGAACAGCTCATGTCGCGGCTGCTCGGCAAACATCCTGACATCGTCGGCCTCTACAATGTCGGCGCCGGCACGCAAGGCGTTGCCAAGGCCCTGATCGATTCCGATCGCGAGAAGCAGGTGGTGTTCGTCGGACACGACGTCACCGTGCTCACGCGCAAGCTCTTGTTGCAAGGCGTGATGGATGCGGCGATCTCGCAAAACCCGGGACATGAGGCCCGCGCCGCCGTGCGCGTGCTGCTCGCGCTCGCCCGCGGCGAGCCGATCCTGAGTGAACAGGAGAAGATCCGGATCGACATCGTGATGCGGGACAATCTGCCATAG